In a genomic window of Wyeomyia smithii strain HCP4-BCI-WySm-NY-G18 chromosome 1, ASM2978416v1, whole genome shotgun sequence:
- the LOC129717739 gene encoding uncharacterized protein LOC129717739 — protein MSYQCKNCEREKDQNNNYVNATYAANAHGTRGSRASSARTPAEHPVRTRNASNGRNNEATVGGGGGGAPQGPGSGTGATQVTAKVMWGSVGAIKELREKEQAERNQVTRAGRRQ, from the coding sequence ATGTCTTACCAGTGCAAGAATTGTGAACGCGAAAAGGATCAGAATAACAACTATGTAAACGCAACGTACGCGGCTAACGCTCACGGAACTCGTGGCAGCCGAGCCAGTTCCGCTAGGACCCCAGCTGAGCATCCTGTGCGAACCCGGAATGCCAGCAACGGTAGAAACAATGAAGCCACAGtcggtggtggtggcggtggcgCACCCCAAGGGCCGGGTTCCGGTACCGGTGCTACTCAGGTGACGGCCAAGGTTATGTGGGGTAGTGTCGGAGCGATCAAAGAACTTCGCGAGAAAGAACAAGCCGAACGAAATCAGGTCACCAGAGCCGGGCGTCGGCAGTAG